A window of Candidatus Pantoea floridensis contains these coding sequences:
- the leuA gene encoding 2-isopropylmalate synthase, translated as MLTQPASKYRAFPVIDLPDRQWPSRQLTHAPRWLSTDLRDGNQALATPMDGARKLEFWQLLLRCGFKEIEVAFPAASQTDFDFVRLLIEHNHIPNDVAIQVLTQARSDLIDRTFEALRGAPNAIIHMYNATAPLFRERVFRQSKSEIIALACAGARQIRARCEAQTATAWTFEYSPETFCFTEPEFALEICEAVAAIWQPGPTRPMIINLPATVEVNTPNVYADQIEYFCRHFSQRSQVSISVHPHNDRGTGIACAELALLAGADRVEGCLFGNGERTGNVDIVTLALNLYTQGVAPQLDFSDIQQVLEVVTRCNQLPVHPRHPYAGELVFTAFSGSHQDAIRKGFAERAEREETMWQMPYLPLDPLDIGCSYEAVIRVNSQSGKGGAAWLLEQNHGLQLPRALQQDFSRLVQQQTDGHGQEMTHHALWQLFCKHYGLTQPARRLLEAESHSDDKGETRFKARLQQGAQQVTLEGKGNGLLSAAVSALHQRYDLAITIEDYHEHTLGKRSDSRSVSYISCINARGERAWGVGIDNDVARASLQALLNAAHAFLPQESSSLV; from the coding sequence ATGCTCACTCAACCTGCTAGCAAATACCGCGCGTTTCCGGTTATCGATTTACCCGACCGCCAGTGGCCATCGCGTCAGTTGACGCACGCCCCGCGCTGGCTCTCCACCGATCTGCGCGACGGCAATCAGGCGCTCGCCACGCCAATGGACGGCGCGCGCAAGCTGGAGTTTTGGCAACTGTTACTGCGCTGTGGCTTCAAGGAAATAGAAGTGGCGTTTCCGGCAGCCTCGCAGACCGATTTTGATTTTGTGCGCCTGTTGATCGAGCACAATCACATTCCCAACGACGTAGCAATTCAGGTACTGACGCAGGCGCGTAGCGACCTGATCGATCGTACTTTTGAGGCGCTACGCGGTGCACCAAACGCCATCATCCATATGTATAACGCGACTGCGCCGCTGTTCCGCGAGCGCGTGTTCCGTCAAAGCAAAAGTGAAATCATTGCGCTGGCGTGCGCCGGTGCACGGCAGATTCGCGCCCGCTGTGAAGCACAAACCGCTACTGCGTGGACTTTCGAGTATTCACCAGAAACGTTCTGCTTTACCGAACCCGAATTTGCGCTGGAAATTTGCGAAGCGGTTGCCGCGATTTGGCAACCGGGTCCCACGCGCCCGATGATCATCAACCTGCCCGCGACCGTGGAGGTGAATACGCCCAACGTGTATGCCGATCAGATTGAGTATTTCTGTCGCCACTTCAGCCAGCGATCGCAGGTGTCGATCAGCGTGCACCCGCATAACGATCGCGGCACCGGCATCGCCTGTGCCGAGCTGGCTTTGCTGGCGGGAGCCGACCGCGTAGAAGGCTGTTTGTTTGGTAACGGCGAGCGCACCGGCAACGTTGATATCGTTACGCTGGCGCTCAATCTCTACACCCAGGGCGTTGCGCCGCAGCTCGATTTCAGCGATATCCAGCAGGTGCTGGAAGTGGTGACGCGCTGCAATCAGCTGCCGGTGCATCCGCGCCATCCTTACGCCGGTGAACTGGTGTTTACCGCGTTTTCCGGTTCGCATCAGGATGCGATTCGTAAAGGCTTTGCCGAACGCGCTGAACGGGAAGAAACAATGTGGCAAATGCCGTATCTGCCGCTCGACCCGCTGGATATCGGCTGTAGCTATGAAGCGGTGATCCGCGTGAACAGTCAATCGGGCAAAGGCGGTGCGGCATGGCTACTGGAACAGAACCACGGCCTGCAGCTGCCGCGCGCTTTACAGCAGGATTTCAGCCGATTAGTGCAGCAGCAAACCGACGGCCATGGCCAGGAGATGACGCATCACGCCCTGTGGCAGCTATTTTGCAAGCATTATGGTTTAACGCAGCCCGCACGGCGTTTGCTGGAAGCGGAAAGCCACAGCGACGACAAAGGCGAAACGCGTTTCAAAGCGCGATTGCAGCAAGGTGCGCAGCAGGTAACGCTGGAAGGTAAAGGCAATGGTTTGCTGTCCGCTGCCGTTTCCGCGCTGCATCAGCGCTATGACTTAGCCATCACCATTGAGGATTATCACGAACATACGCTGGGTAAACGCAGCGATAGCCGTTCGGTGAGCTACATCAGCTGTATTAACGCCCGCGGTGAACGGGCGTGGGGCGTGGGAATTGACAATGATGTGGCGCGCGCGTCGTTGCAGGCGCTGCTCAACGCGGCGCACGCTTTTCTGCCGCAGGAAAGTAGTTCGCTGGTGTAA
- a CDS encoding AraC family transcriptional regulator translates to MSARLNFDFTHRPLVPYAHDYAHGDAEPWHHHACAQLIHTLSGVVKVETQHGSWIVPPSRGVWLPAETRHALHIVGAVAARTLFVDPLARADLPASCQVVQISPLLRELIVSALALPEQYGSGSRAERIYELILDEIRVMDVLPFGLPLPESRRLLSLCQHIQHAPGENWTLARAAAELCVAERTLARHFSRETGLQFSDWVRRARLSVALTRLAQGESVLTVALELGYDSPSAFSAMFRRVLGVTPANYFPAAEKRAPR, encoded by the coding sequence ATGAGTGCGCGGCTCAATTTCGACTTCACGCATCGCCCGCTGGTGCCGTATGCGCATGATTACGCACATGGCGACGCCGAGCCGTGGCATCACCACGCTTGCGCGCAGCTGATTCACACGCTGAGCGGGGTGGTAAAAGTTGAAACCCAGCACGGCAGCTGGATTGTGCCGCCGAGTCGCGGCGTCTGGCTGCCTGCCGAAACGCGCCACGCTTTACATATCGTCGGCGCGGTGGCGGCGCGCACGCTGTTTGTTGATCCGCTGGCGCGCGCCGATCTGCCCGCCAGCTGTCAGGTGGTGCAGATTTCGCCACTGCTGCGCGAGTTGATCGTCAGCGCGCTGGCGTTGCCGGAGCAGTACGGTTCCGGCAGTCGCGCTGAGCGCATTTATGAGCTGATTCTGGATGAAATCCGCGTGATGGATGTGCTGCCGTTTGGCCTGCCGCTGCCGGAAAGCAGGCGGCTGCTGAGTTTGTGTCAGCACATTCAGCACGCGCCGGGTGAAAACTGGACGCTGGCACGCGCCGCCGCTGAACTCTGCGTGGCCGAACGCACGCTGGCGCGCCATTTCAGTCGCGAAACCGGTTTGCAGTTTAGCGACTGGGTACGACGCGCGCGCCTGAGCGTAGCGTTAACCCGTTTAGCTCAGGGAGAAAGCGTGCTCACGGTGGCGCTTGAGCTCGGTTACGACAGCCCAAGCGCCTTCAGCGCCATGTTCCGCCGGGTGCTCGGCGTTACACCAGCGAACTACTTTCCTGCGGCAGAAAAGCGTGCGCCGCGTTGA
- a CDS encoding NAD(P)-dependent oxidoreductase, producing MSQQPVVAVLGLGAMGHAFAANLLKKGFTVRGWNRTRARGEDLLDAGITLADSAAQAVEGADVVIAMLADGDITQQALNDARSNLKQGATLCQMGTIGVEATDQLIAEFKSVRPDVVFIDAPVSGTKAPAENAQILVMASGDQSKAQAAEQVFAAIGKGTQWLGAAGASSRMKLVVNSWLIGLMQSLAESTRLAEEFGFSTDDLWKVLDGGPLAAPYAKMKLGMIASGDFTPQMHLVWALKDAKLALDAAGDSKLPALENIVDVWQQAVDAGYGEQDLAAVYQYLKR from the coding sequence ATGAGTCAGCAACCTGTGGTAGCGGTACTGGGATTGGGCGCAATGGGTCATGCATTTGCCGCCAACCTGTTGAAAAAAGGCTTTACGGTACGCGGCTGGAACCGCACGCGCGCCAGGGGCGAAGATCTGCTGGACGCTGGCATCACCTTAGCCGATAGCGCCGCACAAGCGGTTGAGGGCGCGGATGTGGTGATCGCCATGCTGGCTGATGGGGACATTACGCAACAGGCCTTGAACGATGCCCGCAGCAACCTTAAGCAGGGCGCAACCCTTTGCCAGATGGGCACCATCGGCGTGGAAGCCACCGATCAACTGATCGCCGAATTTAAAAGCGTGCGTCCGGACGTGGTGTTTATCGATGCGCCGGTTTCCGGTACCAAAGCGCCGGCAGAAAATGCGCAAATTCTGGTGATGGCGAGCGGCGATCAAAGCAAAGCGCAGGCCGCCGAGCAGGTGTTTGCTGCCATCGGTAAAGGTACGCAGTGGCTGGGCGCAGCGGGTGCCAGCTCGCGCATGAAGCTGGTGGTGAATAGCTGGCTGATTGGTCTGATGCAGAGCCTGGCGGAAAGTACCCGTTTGGCGGAAGAATTCGGTTTCAGCACTGACGATCTGTGGAAAGTGCTGGATGGCGGCCCACTCGCCGCGCCGTATGCCAAAATGAAACTCGGTATGATCGCCAGCGGTGATTTCACCCCACAGATGCATCTGGTGTGGGCACTGAAAGACGCCAAACTGGCGCTGGACGCGGCGGGCGACAGCAAACTGCCGGCGCTGGAAAACATCGTTGACGTCTGGCAGCAAGCGGTGGACGCCGGTTATGGCGAGCAGGATCTGGCGGCGGTTTATCAATATCTGAAACGCTAG
- the pqqU gene encoding TonB-dependent receptor PqqU, with the protein MKIALLRQASLLMVPAMFPLAVIAADAGSNTMVVSASPAASGLSELDTPAAVSVVSGDDMRHAAPRVNLSENLASVPGLQIQNRQNYAQDLQISVRGFGSRSTFGLRGIRMYVDGIPATMPDGQGQTSNIDIGSIDHIDVLRGPFSALYGNSSGGVINVETQTGQQPTTLEASSWYGSYGSWRNSVKASGATGDGTHAGDVNYTVSASRFTTHGYRDHSSAQKNLGNAKLGVRIDDVSTLTLLFNSVHVDAQDPGGLTADQWKDNPRQVASNVTLYNARKTVDQTQAGLHYQRQMSENDDLSVMMYAGERETTQYQSIPKSAQQSAGNAGGVISLARHYQGIDTRWTHRDALFTIPVTFTGGIDYETMTEKRKGYQNFTANELGVQGDLRRNERNLMWNLDPYLQTAWQLTDKLSLDAGVRFSTVNFDSNDYYVTATDPDDSGNRRYHRWLPAAALNYTIDNSWNAYVSAGRGFETPTLNELSYRAANQAGLNLDLQPATSETVELGSKKRIGNGLLTAAVFQTDTKNEIVSDSSFEGRTSYKNAGETRRRGLELGLDQQFGESWRFKAAWTLLDARYRSNVCGTESCNGNRIPGIARNMAYAGLAYAPEQGWYAGTDVRYLSDIAADDENDVKAPSYTVVGINSGYKWLVQNWTLDLFGRVDNLFDRNYIGSVIVNESNGRYYEPAPGRNYSVGLTVSYAFQ; encoded by the coding sequence ATGAAAATAGCTTTACTGCGACAGGCTTCGTTGCTGATGGTGCCCGCAATGTTCCCGCTTGCTGTCATCGCGGCGGATGCAGGCAGCAATACCATGGTGGTGAGTGCCTCACCCGCTGCTTCCGGACTCTCTGAGCTGGATACGCCAGCAGCGGTTAGCGTGGTTTCCGGCGACGATATGCGCCACGCGGCACCGCGCGTGAATTTGTCTGAAAATCTCGCCAGCGTGCCCGGTTTGCAGATACAAAACAGACAAAATTATGCCCAGGACCTACAGATTTCGGTGCGCGGCTTTGGTTCGCGTTCCACTTTCGGCCTGCGCGGCATCCGCATGTATGTTGACGGGATCCCAGCCACCATGCCAGACGGCCAGGGCCAAACCTCCAATATTGATATCGGATCGATTGATCATATTGACGTGCTGCGTGGCCCGTTCTCGGCGCTGTACGGCAACTCTTCCGGTGGCGTGATTAACGTCGAAACCCAAACCGGTCAGCAGCCCACTACGCTGGAAGCCAGCAGCTGGTATGGCAGCTACGGCAGCTGGCGCAACAGTGTGAAAGCCAGCGGCGCAACCGGCGACGGCACGCACGCCGGCGACGTCAATTACACCGTTTCCGCCTCACGCTTTACCACGCACGGCTATCGCGATCACAGCTCGGCACAAAAAAACCTGGGTAACGCCAAACTCGGCGTGCGCATTGACGATGTCAGCACCCTGACGCTGCTGTTTAACAGCGTACACGTGGATGCGCAGGATCCGGGCGGCTTAACCGCCGATCAGTGGAAAGATAATCCGCGCCAGGTGGCCAGCAATGTGACCTTGTACAACGCACGTAAAACCGTCGATCAGACGCAAGCAGGCCTGCACTATCAGCGTCAGATGAGTGAAAATGACGATCTGAGCGTCATGATGTATGCAGGCGAGCGCGAAACCACACAGTACCAATCGATTCCTAAAAGTGCTCAGCAAAGCGCAGGCAATGCGGGCGGCGTGATTTCGCTGGCGCGTCATTATCAGGGCATTGATACGCGCTGGACGCACCGCGACGCGCTGTTCACCATCCCGGTGACGTTCACCGGCGGTATAGACTATGAAACCATGACCGAAAAGCGTAAGGGCTATCAAAACTTCACCGCCAACGAGCTAGGCGTACAGGGCGATCTGCGTCGTAACGAGCGCAACCTGATGTGGAATCTCGATCCCTATCTGCAAACCGCGTGGCAGCTAACGGATAAACTGTCGCTGGATGCTGGTGTGCGTTTCAGTACGGTGAATTTTGACTCCAACGACTATTACGTGACCGCTACCGATCCGGACGACAGCGGCAACCGTCGCTACCATCGCTGGCTGCCGGCGGCGGCGCTGAACTACACGATTGATAACAGCTGGAACGCCTACGTTTCTGCCGGACGCGGTTTCGAAACGCCTACGTTGAATGAGTTGTCCTATCGTGCCGCCAATCAGGCCGGCCTCAATTTAGATCTGCAACCGGCCACCAGCGAGACGGTTGAGCTTGGCAGCAAAAAACGTATTGGCAATGGTCTGTTAACCGCGGCGGTATTCCAGACGGATACCAAAAACGAGATCGTTTCCGATAGCAGCTTTGAGGGCCGCACCAGCTACAAAAACGCCGGTGAAACCCGTCGCCGTGGTTTAGAGCTGGGGCTGGATCAGCAATTCGGTGAAAGCTGGCGTTTTAAAGCCGCATGGACCTTGCTGGATGCCCGCTATCGCTCTAACGTCTGCGGCACTGAAAGCTGCAATGGCAACCGCATTCCAGGCATTGCGCGCAATATGGCGTATGCCGGATTGGCCTATGCGCCAGAACAAGGCTGGTATGCTGGAACAGATGTGCGTTACCTGAGCGATATCGCCGCTGATGATGAGAACGATGTGAAAGCGCCGTCTTACACCGTAGTGGGGATAAATAGCGGTTATAAATGGCTGGTGCAAAACTGGACGTTGGATCTGTTTGGTCGCGTCGATAATCTGTTTGACCGCAATTATATTGGTTCGGTGATCGTCAACGAAAGCAACGGCCGCTATTACGAACCGGCACCGGGCCGCAATTACAGCGTCGGTTTAACGGTGAGCTATGCGTTTCAGTAA
- a CDS encoding isochorismatase family protein: MALTTLDDNTALIVIDLQNGIVALPVAPLEANEVIERSARLADAFRGQKRPVVLVNVAGGAPGRNEQPRHGGDLPADWATLVPDLAQQRGDIAITKKTWGAFHNTDLHEQLQQRGVTQVVICGIATAIGVESTARQAYELGYNVTLATDAMTCLNAETHKNSVERIFPRLGETGTTEDVLALLK; this comes from the coding sequence ATGGCTTTAACTACCCTTGATGACAATACCGCGCTGATTGTGATTGACCTGCAGAACGGCATCGTCGCGCTGCCCGTGGCACCGTTAGAAGCCAACGAGGTGATTGAGCGCTCAGCGCGTTTAGCCGATGCCTTCCGGGGGCAAAAACGTCCGGTGGTGCTGGTTAACGTAGCGGGAGGCGCGCCAGGCCGTAATGAACAACCTCGCCACGGCGGCGATCTGCCAGCCGATTGGGCGACATTAGTGCCGGATTTGGCGCAGCAGCGCGGCGATATCGCCATCACCAAAAAGACCTGGGGCGCGTTCCACAACACCGACCTGCATGAGCAGCTGCAGCAACGTGGCGTTACCCAGGTGGTCATCTGCGGTATCGCTACCGCTATTGGCGTAGAGTCCACTGCGCGTCAGGCTTATGAGCTCGGTTACAACGTCACGTTGGCAACCGATGCCATGACCTGCCTGAATGCCGAAACGCACAAAAACAGCGTTGAACGTATCTTCCCGCGCTTGGGTGAAACCGGCACAACGGAAGACGTGCTGGCGTTGTTGAAGTAA
- a CDS encoding MarR family winged helix-turn-helix transcriptional regulator: MSDLNSAAALLRSINGKLARRLRESAPPGDLTWPQVSVLGYLVRDGAMTVTELAAREAVRTQSMGATVASLQALGMVQGAVDPLDGRKTRYQPTDACLALIAANRAQRDDWLVESIATQLTPHEQQTLLAAIPLLQRLADH; this comes from the coding sequence ATGAGCGATCTTAATAGCGCGGCCGCGCTACTGCGCAGCATCAATGGCAAACTGGCGCGCCGCCTGCGTGAATCGGCCCCACCGGGCGATCTCACCTGGCCGCAGGTTTCGGTGCTCGGTTATCTGGTGCGCGACGGTGCGATGACGGTGACGGAATTGGCGGCTCGGGAAGCGGTACGAACCCAATCAATGGGCGCGACCGTTGCCAGCTTACAGGCGCTGGGTATGGTGCAGGGTGCTGTCGATCCGCTGGATGGCCGCAAAACCCGCTATCAGCCCACCGACGCCTGTTTAGCGCTTATCGCCGCCAACCGCGCGCAGCGGGATGATTGGCTCGTAGAGAGCATCGCTACACAGCTAACGCCACACGAGCAGCAAACGCTGCTGGCCGCCATTCCTTTACTTCAACGACTTGCCGACCATTAA
- a CDS encoding helix-turn-helix domain-containing protein produces MENLHQHLSLALKQLRQANGWSLTLAAERTGVSKAMLGQIERGESSPTIATLWKIATGFNVPFSFFVQGSDQPPGSAATFRQPNAQMQVKPLLPYDARLRFDLLEVMLAAGAQSDSSAHESGVIEQVVVLEGELLLGLDGTWRRLQCGEASQFAADKPHSYRNPLSTPLRFHSLIHYLQRP; encoded by the coding sequence ATGGAAAATCTGCATCAACATCTGAGTCTGGCGCTGAAACAGCTGCGTCAGGCGAATGGCTGGAGCCTGACGCTGGCAGCGGAACGCACAGGCGTAAGCAAGGCGATGCTTGGCCAGATTGAGCGCGGTGAATCAAGCCCTACGATAGCGACGCTCTGGAAGATCGCGACCGGCTTTAATGTGCCGTTTTCTTTCTTTGTGCAGGGCAGCGATCAGCCGCCGGGCAGCGCTGCGACTTTCCGCCAGCCAAACGCGCAGATGCAGGTCAAACCGCTGCTGCCGTACGACGCGAGGCTACGTTTTGATCTGTTGGAAGTGATGCTGGCGGCTGGCGCGCAGAGCGATTCATCAGCGCACGAAAGTGGCGTGATTGAGCAAGTGGTGGTGCTGGAAGGTGAGTTGCTGTTGGGATTGGACGGCACATGGCGCCGCTTACAGTGCGGCGAGGCCAGTCAGTTCGCCGCCGATAAACCACACAGCTATCGCAATCCGCTCAGCACGCCGCTGCGTTTTCACAGCCTAATCCACTATTTGCAGCGGCCATAG
- a CDS encoding benzoate/H(+) symporter BenE family transporter, with product MITATPRSAFSFPMLISGFIAVLVGYSSTAALIFQAAQAAGAAPEQIGGWFSLLGIGMGLASLGLSVWTRMPILAAWSTPGAALLATSVQGLTLNEVVGVFVATNLLIVLSGITGLFAKLMNHIPQSLAAAMLAGILLRFGIGTFSGLQSHFALCGSMCLVWLISRRWLPRYAILLALVAGVLVALGQQTIHFPPHALAISWPAFIMPQFTLASLIGVGLPYFLVTMASQNAPGIATLQAHGYQPPVSALTGWTGFIALVLSPFGGFSVCIAAITAAICMGEDVDPNPARRWMAAALAGVFYLLTGFTGGLIAVMLSALPPVLIATLAGLALLATLAGSLQRALAEPQQRDSAIIAFLITASGISLLGIGSAFWGLLGGVLTYFVLTPRSRA from the coding sequence ATGATTACTGCTACCCCGCGCAGCGCTTTCTCTTTTCCGATGCTGATTTCTGGCTTTATCGCCGTGCTGGTGGGTTACAGCAGTACGGCCGCGCTGATTTTTCAGGCCGCACAGGCGGCGGGCGCTGCGCCAGAACAGATTGGGGGCTGGTTTTCGCTGCTCGGCATCGGTATGGGGCTGGCTTCATTGGGTTTATCCGTTTGGACACGCATGCCGATTCTTGCAGCATGGTCCACGCCCGGCGCGGCGCTGCTCGCCACTAGCGTGCAAGGATTAACGCTGAATGAAGTGGTCGGCGTATTTGTCGCGACCAATCTGTTGATTGTACTTTCTGGCATTACCGGCCTGTTTGCCAAACTGATGAACCACATTCCGCAATCGCTGGCGGCCGCCATGTTAGCCGGCATTTTGCTGCGTTTTGGTATCGGCACGTTTAGCGGATTGCAGAGCCATTTCGCCCTGTGTGGCAGCATGTGTTTGGTCTGGCTGATAAGTCGACGCTGGCTGCCGCGTTACGCCATCCTGCTGGCGCTTGTCGCAGGGGTACTGGTGGCGCTGGGGCAACAAACCATCCATTTCCCGCCGCATGCGTTGGCCATCAGTTGGCCTGCGTTTATCATGCCGCAGTTTACGCTGGCATCGCTGATTGGCGTGGGTTTGCCCTATTTCCTGGTGACGATGGCATCGCAGAACGCGCCAGGGATCGCGACCTTGCAGGCGCACGGTTACCAACCACCGGTGTCGGCGCTAACGGGCTGGACTGGCTTTATTGCTTTAGTTCTCTCACCTTTTGGCGGGTTTTCAGTGTGTATCGCCGCCATTACCGCCGCGATTTGCATGGGTGAGGATGTCGATCCGAATCCGGCACGGCGCTGGATGGCTGCGGCACTGGCAGGTGTTTTTTATCTGCTCACCGGCTTTACAGGCGGCTTAATTGCCGTGATGTTGAGCGCACTGCCGCCGGTGTTGATTGCCACGCTGGCAGGTTTGGCGTTATTAGCGACGCTTGCCGGCAGTTTGCAGCGCGCACTGGCCGAACCGCAGCAGCGGGACAGCGCGATTATCGCGTTTCTCATCACCGCCAGCGGCATTTCCCTGCTCGGCATCGGCTCGGCATTTTGGGGCTTGCTCGGCGGCGTACTCACTTATTTTGTTCTCACGCCGCGCTCTCGCGCTTAA
- a CDS encoding SrfA family protein, with amino-acid sequence MAKTFLRSGNLDTVLALGENGQPVWTSALQIRETLRLRRQTTLANCLAIPQANERGDRLDWYAPFNGKVKSWLGASDRERREALELLTLNQQDLQALSLRARDADNPALRLFGALLSKTLQFPDQQYVYLVDGKPVITFWGFVDPQARSRDDALACLRDTLEDELPPLLPEPPAVTPLVVAPVIAPLIEVPAVAAEPVAEPEPEEIAPAEDVPPPEPQPAAQPTPPTRRGLRPLALLLPIAAAVAAGVAFWLHSAPEPQTPAVADAPAVVSTPPAIVLKAVKLPATLPQTHATVIVAAPEVAPVKPEAPPEVVAEHTEPAKADDLVMTTEDARLGSVKFINGSWRVTLRQTNLPTGKPPSLRYQIKNGKGTATITQGDNIRCKADVTAAMTTAGTMEVRSRYTASCSDKSRYRMPELVCKAGDGIASCTAQYGADQVFPLTIKRESK; translated from the coding sequence GTGGCAAAAACTTTTCTGCGCAGCGGCAATCTGGATACGGTACTGGCACTGGGTGAAAACGGCCAGCCCGTCTGGACCTCCGCGCTGCAAATCCGTGAAACCTTGCGTCTGCGCCGCCAAACTACGCTGGCCAACTGCCTGGCCATTCCGCAGGCCAATGAGCGCGGTGATCGCCTCGATTGGTACGCCCCTTTTAACGGCAAAGTAAAGTCCTGGCTTGGTGCCAGCGATCGCGAGCGCCGTGAGGCGCTGGAACTGCTGACGTTAAACCAGCAGGATCTTCAGGCGCTGAGCCTGCGTGCGCGTGATGCAGATAATCCTGCCCTGCGTCTTTTCGGTGCGTTGCTAAGCAAAACCCTGCAGTTCCCCGATCAGCAGTACGTTTATCTGGTGGATGGCAAGCCAGTGATTACCTTCTGGGGTTTTGTTGATCCTCAGGCGCGTTCGCGTGATGACGCGCTGGCTTGTCTGCGCGATACGCTTGAAGATGAGCTGCCGCCGCTGTTGCCAGAACCACCGGCGGTTACGCCATTAGTGGTTGCGCCGGTTATTGCGCCGCTGATCGAAGTGCCTGCCGTGGCGGCCGAGCCGGTTGCTGAGCCGGAGCCAGAAGAAATCGCACCCGCAGAGGACGTTCCGCCGCCAGAACCGCAACCCGCAGCGCAACCTACCCCGCCTACCCGTCGCGGCCTGCGTCCATTGGCGCTGCTACTGCCGATTGCGGCGGCGGTTGCCGCTGGCGTCGCCTTCTGGCTGCACAGTGCACCTGAACCCCAGACGCCTGCGGTGGCCGACGCGCCCGCCGTCGTCAGTACGCCGCCTGCGATTGTGTTAAAAGCGGTAAAATTGCCCGCCACGCTGCCACAAACTCACGCGACCGTGATCGTCGCTGCGCCGGAGGTTGCCCCCGTGAAACCTGAAGCCCCGCCGGAAGTGGTGGCTGAGCACACCGAACCGGCAAAAGCGGACGATCTGGTGATGACCACAGAAGATGCGCGTCTCGGCTCAGTGAAATTCATTAATGGTAGCTGGCGCGTCACCTTGCGTCAGACCAATCTGCCCACCGGTAAGCCGCCCAGCCTGCGATATCAGATCAAAAATGGTAAAGGCACCGCCACCATTACCCAGGGCGACAACATCCGCTGCAAAGCCGATGTCACCGCCGCGATGACGACCGCCGGCACCATGGAAGTGCGCAGCCGCTATACTGCCAGCTGCAGCGATAAATCGCGCTACCGCATGCCGGAACTGGTGTGTAAAGCCGGTGATGGCATTGCCAGCTGTACTGCGCAATATGGCGCAGACCAGGTGTTCCCGTTGACGATTAAGCGTGAGAGTAAGTAA